From Desulfuromonas soudanensis, the proteins below share one genomic window:
- a CDS encoding radical SAM protein → MQTLTREAPLILQIETTNVCNAACIFCAYSAMQRPKGVMSMALFDKLVNDYAGMGGGPVSLTPVVGDALLDPHLLERLRLLSAHPLVNQITMTTNAIALDRYADDEVRFLLESLDGIQVSIGGLDAETYKTLYGVDRFPQVKAAMERLLTLKDGVESGANLTFAFRTNDWTFELRFKRQLDEYRRRGVFVSHIWTYANYSGVIKSDSRMNLQVNETEAKTTTTCVYPCVHMAVCWDGRVTACGCADFEGKSLWVGQAQENSLAELWHGEKRSRILESFTSGRLTPICRQCTAYQADTLFAQPLFRDVIPRQPLTLEYLHNFWGG, encoded by the coding sequence TTGCAGACGCTGACTCGTGAGGCGCCGCTGATTCTGCAGATTGAAACCACCAATGTCTGCAATGCCGCCTGTATCTTCTGCGCCTATTCGGCCATGCAGCGCCCGAAAGGGGTCATGAGCATGGCCTTGTTCGACAAACTCGTAAACGACTATGCTGGCATGGGCGGCGGCCCCGTCTCCCTGACGCCGGTGGTCGGCGATGCGCTGCTCGATCCCCATCTGCTGGAACGCCTTCGCCTCCTCTCCGCTCATCCCCTGGTCAACCAGATCACCATGACGACCAACGCCATCGCTCTTGACCGGTATGCCGACGACGAAGTCCGCTTTCTCCTTGAGTCCCTCGACGGCATCCAGGTCAGCATCGGCGGCCTGGACGCGGAAACCTACAAAACGCTCTACGGTGTCGATCGCTTCCCCCAGGTCAAGGCGGCAATGGAGAGGCTGCTGACACTCAAGGATGGAGTCGAAAGCGGAGCAAACCTCACCTTTGCCTTTCGCACCAACGACTGGACATTCGAGCTTCGCTTCAAACGGCAGCTGGACGAGTATCGGCGCCGCGGTGTCTTTGTCAGCCATATCTGGACCTATGCCAATTATTCCGGGGTCATTAAAAGCGACAGCCGCATGAATCTCCAGGTCAATGAGACGGAGGCAAAAACAACCACCACCTGTGTCTATCCCTGCGTCCACATGGCCGTCTGCTGGGACGGACGGGTGACGGCCTGCGGCTGCGCCGATTTTGAGGGGAAGAGCCTCTGGGTCGGTCAGGCGCAGGAGAATTCTCTGGCCGAACTGTGGCACGGGGAGAAACGGAGCCGAATTCTGGAATCGTTCACCTCCGGACGACTGACCCCGATCTGCCGCCAGTGCACGGCCTATCAAGCGGATACCCTCTTTGCCCAACCGCTATTCAGGGACGTCATCCCCCGACAGCCGCTCACCCTGGAATATCTGCACAACTTCTGGGGTGGTTGA
- a CDS encoding flippase yields the protein MSEHHNSDERKFRLWMRWLPGIFRKKLEERDDLQKVIGNTGWQFVDNLVRMGIGLLIGIWVARYLGPGPFGLLSFALAFVALFSPLASLGLDDIVVRNLVRDPTTRDESLGTAFVLKLIGGIVSLAAATAVIFVLRPENGLSRALVAIIAAGALFQAFNVIEFWFNSQVQARYVVVARSTAFLFCAGVKVALILGGAPLIAFAWVGTLEFLLGALLLVLVYRSRGLNLRRWSSRLTRAKTLLRDSWPLILSCIVIMIYLRIDQVMLGEMVGSEAVGVYSVAVRLTEVWLFIPTAIYWSVLPSLVEARAAGNDLFYSRLQKYYNLMALLAYLIAIPVMLLARWLVLSLFGSPYEEAGLMLAVMIWANLFTFLEVARSAFFNVMNWNRIYFVTLSLGAALNVLLNWLLIPRYGGLGAAIATCVSYWFAAHGACFLYKPLHRTAFMLTRALLYPKLW from the coding sequence ATGAGCGAACACCATAACAGCGATGAGCGCAAATTCCGCCTCTGGATGAGATGGCTTCCGGGGATTTTCAGGAAGAAGCTCGAAGAACGCGATGATCTGCAGAAGGTCATCGGCAACACCGGTTGGCAATTTGTCGACAACCTTGTCCGGATGGGGATCGGACTGCTGATCGGCATCTGGGTCGCCCGCTATCTCGGGCCGGGCCCCTTCGGTCTGCTCAGTTTCGCCCTGGCTTTTGTCGCCCTCTTTTCGCCCCTGGCCTCCCTGGGTCTCGACGACATTGTCGTCCGCAACCTCGTGCGCGATCCGACGACGCGGGATGAGTCCCTGGGGACGGCTTTCGTTCTGAAGCTGATCGGCGGCATCGTCTCCCTGGCCGCGGCGACGGCGGTGATTTTCGTGCTGCGGCCGGAGAACGGCCTGAGCCGCGCTCTGGTGGCGATCATTGCCGCCGGGGCCCTGTTCCAGGCCTTCAACGTGATCGAGTTCTGGTTCAATTCGCAGGTCCAGGCCCGGTATGTCGTCGTTGCCCGGAGTACGGCCTTCCTCTTCTGTGCTGGCGTCAAGGTCGCTCTCATCCTCGGCGGCGCTCCGCTCATCGCTTTTGCCTGGGTCGGCACGCTGGAGTTCCTCCTCGGCGCACTCCTTCTGGTTCTCGTCTACCGGTCCCGAGGTCTCAACCTGCGGCGGTGGTCGAGCCGCCTGACGAGGGCGAAGACGCTGCTGCGCGACAGCTGGCCGCTCATTTTATCCTGCATCGTCATCATGATCTATCTGCGGATCGATCAGGTCATGCTCGGCGAGATGGTGGGGAGCGAGGCCGTCGGCGTCTATTCGGTGGCGGTTCGTCTGACCGAAGTGTGGCTCTTTATTCCGACGGCCATCTACTGGTCCGTTTTGCCCAGTCTCGTGGAAGCCAGGGCGGCAGGCAATGACCTCTTTTATTCGCGGCTGCAGAAGTATTACAATCTGATGGCCCTGTTGGCCTACCTCATAGCCATCCCGGTGATGCTTCTGGCCAGATGGCTGGTGCTGTCCCTCTTCGGCTCCCCCTATGAAGAGGCCGGTCTGATGCTGGCCGTCATGATCTGGGCAAATCTCTTCACCTTTCTCGAGGTGGCCCGCAGTGCTTTTTTTAATGTGATGAACTGGAACCGCATCTATTTTGTGACGCTCTCGCTCGGCGCCGCCCTCAACGTCCTGCTGAACTGGCTGCTGATCCCCCGTTACGGCGGGCTCGGGGCGGCGATTGCCACCTGCGTCTCCTACTGGTTTGCGGCCCATGGAGCCTGCTTTCTCTACAAGCCGCTGCACCGTACCGCCTTCATGCTGACCCGGGCATTGCTTTATCCGAAGCTCTGGTAG
- a CDS encoding methyltransferase domain-containing protein produces the protein MFEDFIRYLTRKKTRVVFNDLTVNRPVSSFFGLDRGTPIDRYYIEKFLASRANLVLGRVLEVGDDTYSRRFGAGKVTSFEVLHATSTARSSTIVGDLTDPSTLPKNAVDCFICTQTFNFIFEVQKAIQGAHALLKPGGVLLATVGGISQISRYDMDRWGDYWRFTTASVEKLFAPVFAGGVEIHTFGNVLAATAFLQGLAVEDLPDPALLDAADGDYQLIIAIVARKSLNHG, from the coding sequence ATGTTCGAAGATTTCATCAGATACCTGACCCGCAAGAAGACCAGGGTGGTGTTCAACGACCTGACGGTCAACCGGCCTGTCAGTTCCTTCTTCGGCCTGGATCGGGGAACGCCCATCGACCGCTATTACATCGAAAAATTTCTCGCTTCACGGGCTAATCTCGTCCTCGGGCGGGTGCTGGAGGTCGGAGACGACACCTACAGCCGCCGCTTCGGCGCCGGGAAGGTCACCTCTTTCGAAGTCCTGCACGCCACTTCGACGGCGCGCAGCTCGACGATTGTCGGAGACCTCACCGACCCTTCCACCCTGCCGAAAAATGCCGTCGATTGCTTCATCTGCACCCAGACCTTCAATTTCATTTTCGAAGTTCAAAAAGCCATCCAGGGCGCCCATGCCCTCCTTAAACCGGGAGGGGTGCTGCTGGCCACCGTCGGCGGAATCAGCCAGATCAGCCGCTACGACATGGACCGGTGGGGGGATTACTGGCGCTTTACCACGGCGTCCGTCGAAAAACTTTTCGCGCCGGTTTTTGCCGGTGGTGTGGAAATTCACACCTTCGGCAATGTCCTGGCGGCAACGGCCTTTCTCCAGGGGCTGGCCGTCGAGGACCTCCCCGATCCTGCTCTCCTCGATGCGGCCGACGGCGACTATCAACTGATCATCGCCATCGTCGCCCGAAAAAGCCTGAACCATGGGTGA
- a CDS encoding polysaccharide deacetylase family protein — protein sequence MGDGIYRTVLPAYRFLQRLKNAATGLIDPPVVVLLFHRVTVLSSDPERLAVSPDNFRRQMGFLKERFRLVRLEEDWSALSEPAVAVTFDDGYADNVLEALPILEDVGVPATFFISTGHMGTDKEFWWDRMERILLRGVNLPAAFTLVDCRYGQSWPTETAAERQTLYHALNALAQKVEIGRIDGWLEQLAAWSGQQEGGAGVNRTLTREELRVLGRSPWATVGAHTVSHAALSALSTERQREEIFVSKETLEKELDKKIEVFSYPFGNRAHYNRDSIALCRQAGFLKAAANFPGQVHRWTDPYQLPRRVVRNWDLDTFAGHMKNWV from the coding sequence ATGGGTGACGGGATCTATCGCACGGTTCTCCCGGCCTACCGGTTTCTGCAACGGTTGAAAAACGCGGCAACAGGGCTCATCGATCCGCCGGTGGTGGTCCTTCTTTTTCACCGGGTGACGGTTTTGTCGTCCGATCCGGAGCGCCTGGCCGTCTCCCCCGATAATTTCCGGCGCCAGATGGGGTTTCTCAAAGAGCGCTTCCGTCTGGTCAGGCTCGAGGAGGACTGGTCGGCCCTCTCCGAACCGGCCGTGGCCGTGACCTTCGATGACGGCTACGCGGATAATGTCCTTGAAGCCCTGCCGATTCTCGAAGATGTCGGGGTGCCGGCGACCTTTTTCATCAGCACCGGCCATATGGGCACCGACAAGGAATTCTGGTGGGACCGGATGGAGAGAATCCTCCTCCGAGGGGTGAATCTGCCTGCGGCCTTCACCCTCGTCGATTGTCGGTACGGCCAGAGTTGGCCGACGGAAACCGCCGCAGAGCGCCAGACCCTCTACCATGCCCTCAATGCCCTGGCTCAAAAAGTCGAGATTGGGCGGATTGACGGCTGGCTGGAACAACTCGCCGCATGGTCCGGTCAGCAGGAAGGGGGCGCGGGGGTGAACCGTACCCTGACCCGGGAGGAGCTGCGGGTGCTGGGCCGGAGTCCCTGGGCCACCGTCGGCGCACACACCGTCTCCCATGCCGCCCTGTCGGCCCTCAGCACCGAGCGGCAGCGAGAGGAAATTTTTGTCTCCAAAGAGACGCTGGAGAAGGAGCTCGATAAGAAAATAGAAGTCTTCTCCTACCCTTTCGGCAACCGGGCGCACTACAACCGCGATTCGATTGCCCTTTGTCGCCAGGCCGGCTTCCTCAAGGCCGCCGCCAATTTCCCCGGCCAGGTTCACCGCTGGACCGATCCGTACCAGCTTCCCCGCCGGGTCGTACGCAACTGGGATCTGGACACATTTGCCGGTCACATGAAGAACTGGGTCTGA
- a CDS encoding glycosyltransferase encodes MNILMLNEADGGGGAAKAAFRLHCGLQRLGVDTRLLVQKGTSGAPGVLSTAAPAGKIIQALRVHLDMLPVRCTPNRPLLNFSPAWLPDRVTGQVAAIGPDVIHLHWLAAGFLRLETLRKLNRLNRPLLWTLHDSWAFTGGCHVPFECTRYRQRCGACPVLGSSTEGDLSRKVWERKKKAWENLDLTVVAPSRWLADCARSSSLFCDVRVEVIPNGLDTKIFNPMDKARARELLSLPQDKKLILCGGAGMNLQANKGFGLLKSALRSLASTDWGGKAELVVFGLSGPDEERGSGLKENYLGWLQDEASLAAAYSAADLFVIPSLQENLPNTALEAMACGTPCVAFEQGGMADLIDPGQNGYLARPYDIEDLMSGIRLILENDGLRSAMAQASRLKVETTFALDIVCQRYVALYQELIGDIGGEASAS; translated from the coding sequence ATGAACATCCTGATGCTCAATGAGGCCGACGGCGGCGGCGGGGCTGCCAAGGCGGCGTTTCGTCTCCATTGCGGACTGCAAAGGCTTGGCGTCGATACGCGTCTTCTCGTCCAAAAGGGGACAAGCGGCGCCCCGGGAGTTCTCAGCACGGCGGCGCCGGCGGGGAAGATAATCCAGGCGCTCAGAGTGCATTTGGATATGCTGCCGGTACGCTGCACACCGAACCGGCCCCTGCTGAACTTTTCCCCCGCCTGGCTGCCGGACCGCGTGACCGGCCAGGTGGCGGCAATCGGGCCCGATGTGATTCATCTCCATTGGCTGGCGGCGGGCTTTCTGCGCCTGGAAACTCTTCGCAAACTGAACCGGCTGAATAGGCCGCTGTTGTGGACGCTCCACGACTCCTGGGCGTTTACCGGCGGCTGTCACGTCCCCTTCGAATGTACCCGATATCGTCAGAGGTGCGGCGCCTGTCCCGTCCTCGGCTCAAGCACTGAAGGCGATCTCTCCCGCAAGGTCTGGGAGCGAAAGAAAAAAGCCTGGGAAAATCTCGATTTGACCGTTGTCGCCCCCAGTCGGTGGCTGGCCGACTGCGCCAGGTCGAGTTCCCTCTTTTGCGATGTCCGGGTCGAGGTGATCCCGAACGGACTGGATACGAAAATCTTCAACCCCATGGACAAGGCCCGGGCCAGGGAATTGCTCTCCTTGCCTCAGGACAAGAAGCTTATCCTTTGCGGCGGAGCCGGAATGAACCTTCAGGCCAACAAGGGATTCGGCCTCTTGAAATCTGCCCTGCGGTCCCTGGCCTCCACGGACTGGGGAGGGAAGGCAGAGCTGGTCGTCTTCGGTCTGTCCGGTCCCGACGAGGAGCGAGGCTCCGGTCTCAAGGAAAACTACCTTGGATGGCTTCAGGACGAAGCCTCTCTGGCGGCGGCCTACTCGGCCGCGGATCTCTTTGTCATACCGTCCTTGCAGGAAAATCTGCCGAACACGGCACTGGAGGCGATGGCCTGCGGCACCCCCTGCGTCGCCTTCGAGCAGGGGGGGATGGCCGATTTGATCGACCCCGGGCAAAACGGTTATCTGGCGAGGCCTTATGATATCGAAGACCTTATGAGCGGGATTCGCCTGATTCTGGAAAACGACGGGTTGCGATCTGCGATGGCGCAAGCCTCCCGGCTAAAGGTCGAAACAACCTTTGCTCTGGACATCGTCTGCCAAAGGTACGTCGCCCTCTATCAGGAGTTGATCGGGGACATCGGAGGGGAGGCATCAGCTTCATGA
- a CDS encoding glycosyltransferase family 2 protein gives MRNAPLSGLPKNEWPQVTLITPSYNARPYLRAAIDSVLGQDYPHIEYLVMDGGSTDGSVELLKEYAPRLRWVSEKDGGQADAIARGFEQTGGTILGWLNADDELKPGAVRSAVEAFQENPNAALIYGNADFIDADGCILGPCTVVEPYSGHRLLHYGDYIIQPAAFFTRQAYEAAGGLNTALNWAMDWDLWIRLAEEDGVVYIDKLLASYRWLGSNKTAEGGFHRLAEIETVARQYGCHGLPAYFRLEQARLLALQASQNLKQRQLVPMLKNLAKSATTVLTSWGATTSLFTPHVWRNYRTAQMLYRHVEELRSDRS, from the coding sequence ATGAGAAACGCACCTTTGTCCGGATTGCCCAAAAACGAATGGCCGCAGGTGACACTGATTACGCCGAGCTACAATGCGCGCCCCTATCTCCGTGCTGCCATCGACAGCGTTTTAGGTCAGGATTATCCGCATATTGAATATCTGGTCATGGATGGCGGCTCGACGGACGGTTCGGTCGAACTGCTCAAGGAATACGCCCCGAGGCTGCGCTGGGTCAGTGAAAAGGATGGGGGGCAGGCCGACGCCATCGCCCGCGGTTTCGAGCAGACGGGCGGCACGATTCTCGGCTGGCTCAACGCCGATGACGAGCTCAAACCCGGCGCTGTCCGCAGCGCCGTGGAAGCCTTTCAGGAAAATCCGAATGCGGCGCTGATTTACGGCAATGCCGATTTTATCGATGCCGACGGATGCATTCTTGGACCCTGCACCGTCGTTGAGCCTTATTCAGGGCACCGTCTCCTTCATTACGGCGATTACATCATTCAGCCGGCCGCCTTTTTCACCCGCCAGGCGTATGAAGCGGCGGGGGGATTGAACACTGCACTCAACTGGGCCATGGATTGGGATCTGTGGATCCGTCTGGCAGAGGAGGATGGCGTCGTCTATATCGATAAGCTCCTGGCCAGCTACCGCTGGCTCGGTTCAAACAAGACCGCCGAGGGAGGTTTTCATCGACTCGCGGAGATCGAAACCGTCGCCCGGCAATACGGCTGCCACGGCCTCCCCGCGTACTTTCGCCTCGAACAGGCGCGACTCCTTGCCCTTCAGGCAAGTCAGAATCTGAAACAACGGCAACTTGTGCCGATGTTGAAAAACCTTGCCAAATCCGCGACAACGGTTTTGACGTCCTGGGGGGCGACAACAAGCCTGTTTACACCCCATGTCTGGCGGAATTATCGGACCGCCCAGATGCTGTATCGCCATGTCGAAGAGTTGAGGTCGGATCGATCATGA
- a CDS encoding glycosyltransferase — translation MTSQPLISIIMPCYQQVKFLEEAVRSVLDQENVDLELLVMDPGSTDGSRGLLQSLREIYGERLQLHFSPDEGQADAINRGMTLARGTILGWLNSDDRLRPGALRQIVSFLNDPEPRWLYGRCGIIDERGRQISPYVVWYKNFRGRRFTFFKFLTEDFVPQMATFWNRPLWEISGELDKMRHLAMDYDLFLRFAKISDPAVCKEYLADFRVHREAKSSLRTKAHLEEAFLTVCEHAEPCGWRGKISLALHRIYAVRTRIIYRLTKP, via the coding sequence ATGACGTCCCAACCGCTCATTTCCATCATCATGCCCTGCTACCAGCAGGTGAAATTCCTCGAAGAGGCGGTCCGTTCGGTCCTTGATCAGGAAAATGTCGATCTTGAACTGCTGGTCATGGACCCCGGTTCGACGGATGGCTCCAGGGGATTGCTGCAGTCCCTGCGGGAGATCTACGGGGAGCGGCTGCAACTCCACTTTTCTCCCGACGAGGGGCAGGCCGACGCCATTAACCGCGGCATGACCCTGGCCCGCGGCACCATTCTCGGCTGGCTCAATTCCGACGACAGGTTGCGTCCCGGCGCCCTCCGGCAGATTGTTTCCTTTCTGAACGACCCTGAACCCCGTTGGCTTTACGGACGCTGCGGCATCATCGATGAGAGGGGGCGGCAGATTTCCCCCTATGTCGTGTGGTACAAGAATTTTCGCGGCCGCCGCTTTACCTTTTTCAAGTTTCTGACCGAGGATTTCGTCCCGCAAATGGCGACCTTCTGGAACCGACCCCTATGGGAGATATCAGGAGAGCTTGACAAAATGCGGCACCTGGCCATGGACTATGACCTCTTTCTGCGTTTCGCCAAAATTTCGGATCCCGCTGTTTGCAAAGAATATCTGGCGGATTTCCGGGTCCACCGTGAAGCCAAGAGCAGTCTGAGAACGAAGGCGCATCTCGAAGAGGCTTTTTTGACTGTATGCGAGCATGCAGAACCCTGCGGGTGGAGAGGAAAAATATCCCTGGCCCTCCACAGGATTTATGCCGTGCGCACAAGAATTATCTACCGGCTGACAAAGCCCTGA